A section of the Desulfomonile tiedjei genome encodes:
- the lepA gene encoding elongation factor 4, translated as MDHIRNFCIIAHIDHGKSTLADRLLQITGVVGDHEFHDQMLDTMDIERERGITIKSQTVALPYRASDGKDYVLNLIDTPGHADFSYEVSRALVSCEGALLVIDASQGVQAQTLANFYMAVEQDLEIIPVINKIDLPAADVDTVKHQIEKDLGLDSETAVSISAKEGTGIDEVLEAIVLRVPPPKGDPAAPLKALIFDSHWDPYRGAIVHLRLFDGELKPGDTIRFWSNGASYRVEEAGIFLIEREPRKVLRAGEVGYIVAGIKTVSDTRIGDTVTLDNRPCPQPLKGFKVVKPVVFSSFYPISSDDYEELAEALEKLKLNDASLTWEKDHSEALGHGFRCGFLGLLHLEVVQERLEREFDLSLILTAPSVQYVIVARDGTEAIIDNPAKYPDPVQIAGAKEPFIRASIILPEQYLGTVISLCIDRRGVQKDINYLDSNRVELVFDLPLAEVLFDFYDKLKSVSRGYASFDYEFLEYRATDLSKVDIFVAGEKVDALSMLVHRDRAYARARRACERLKNEIPRQLFKVPIQGAIGGKIISRETVSALRKDVTAKCYGGDITRKKKLLEKQKEGKKRMKQVGSVVIPQSAFLAVLKSEEDE; from the coding sequence ATGGATCATATAAGAAACTTCTGCATAATAGCCCATATAGACCACGGAAAATCCACGCTGGCCGATCGTTTGCTCCAGATAACCGGAGTCGTGGGGGACCATGAATTCCATGACCAGATGCTCGACACTATGGATATTGAACGAGAACGCGGCATCACCATCAAAAGTCAGACTGTGGCACTGCCGTACCGGGCTTCCGACGGGAAGGACTACGTCTTGAACCTCATTGATACGCCCGGACACGCGGATTTTTCATACGAGGTTTCTCGCGCGCTGGTCTCTTGTGAAGGCGCTCTGCTGGTGATTGACGCGAGCCAGGGTGTTCAGGCTCAGACCCTTGCCAATTTCTATATGGCTGTGGAGCAGGACCTGGAAATCATCCCGGTAATAAACAAGATCGATCTCCCTGCCGCGGATGTTGATACAGTAAAGCACCAGATAGAGAAAGACCTCGGACTGGACTCCGAGACCGCCGTATCCATCTCCGCCAAGGAAGGCACAGGGATTGACGAAGTCCTGGAGGCAATAGTGCTACGGGTCCCTCCGCCAAAAGGCGATCCGGCCGCGCCTTTGAAAGCCTTGATCTTTGATTCTCATTGGGACCCCTACCGCGGGGCAATCGTGCACCTGAGACTCTTCGACGGGGAATTGAAGCCTGGAGATACGATTCGGTTCTGGTCCAATGGAGCGAGCTACAGAGTTGAAGAAGCCGGAATTTTCCTCATCGAAAGAGAGCCGCGCAAAGTGCTTCGAGCAGGCGAAGTCGGCTACATTGTAGCGGGCATAAAAACCGTGAGCGACACGCGAATAGGCGACACCGTGACCCTGGACAATCGCCCTTGTCCGCAGCCTTTGAAGGGGTTCAAGGTCGTTAAGCCCGTGGTTTTTTCGTCCTTTTATCCGATTTCGTCGGATGACTACGAGGAATTGGCCGAGGCGCTGGAAAAGCTGAAACTCAATGATGCTTCACTCACCTGGGAAAAAGATCACTCCGAAGCCCTCGGGCACGGCTTCAGGTGCGGATTCCTGGGCTTGCTGCACCTCGAAGTGGTGCAAGAGCGATTGGAGCGAGAGTTTGACCTTTCACTGATTCTCACCGCTCCGTCTGTTCAGTATGTCATAGTAGCCAGGGACGGGACCGAAGCGATCATCGACAACCCTGCCAAATACCCGGACCCGGTTCAAATAGCCGGCGCCAAGGAACCTTTTATCCGCGCGTCGATCATCCTGCCCGAACAATACCTCGGCACGGTTATAAGCCTGTGCATAGACCGTCGCGGGGTCCAAAAGGACATCAATTATCTTGATTCAAACCGCGTCGAATTGGTCTTCGATCTGCCATTGGCGGAAGTTCTGTTCGATTTTTACGATAAGCTGAAGTCAGTCTCCAGGGGTTATGCCTCGTTCGACTACGAATTCCTTGAATACCGAGCCACAGACCTGTCAAAGGTGGACATCTTTGTTGCGGGCGAAAAGGTGGATGCGCTCTCTATGCTTGTCCACAGGGATAGGGCCTACGCCAGGGCTCGCCGCGCGTGTGAACGGCTGAAAAACGAGATCCCCAGACAGTTGTTCAAGGTGCCCATCCAAGGTGCCATAGGAGGGAAAATCATTTCCAGAGAGACTGTTTCCGCTCTTCGCAAAGATGTTACTGCGAAGTGCTATGGTGGGGACATCACTCGAAAGAAGAAGCTGCTGGAAAAGCAGAAGGAAGGCAAAAAGAGGATGAAACAGGTTGGCAGCGTGGTCATACCGCAGTCTGCATTCCTCGCGGTCTTAAAGTCCGAAGAGGATGAATAA